Proteins co-encoded in one Astyanax mexicanus isolate ESR-SI-001 chromosome 1, AstMex3_surface, whole genome shotgun sequence genomic window:
- the rhogc gene encoding ras homolog gene family, member Gc yields the protein MQTVKCVVVGDGAVGKTCLLISYTTNTFPEEYIPTVFDNYSTQTCVDGRAVSLNLWDTAGQEEYDRLRTLSYPQTHVFIICFSVASPSSHANVRHKWHPEVSHHCPGVPVLLVGTKRDLRSDRETLERLKEQGLTPTTQQQGAALARSIGAVRYLECSALLQEGVREVFNEAVRAVLYPNAKKQAKKCVLL from the coding sequence ATGCAGACGGTGAAGTGTGTGGTGGTTGGTGATGGAGCAGTGGGTAAGACCTGCCTGCTGATTTCATACACCACCAACACATTCCCTGAGGAGTACATCCCTACCGTCTTTGACAACTACAGCACTCAGACGTGCGTGGACGGTCGGGCAGTCAGCCTGAACCTCTGGGACACTGCCGGTCAGGAGGAGTACGACCGGCTGAGGACACTCTCGTACCCACAGACGCACGTCTTCATCATCTGCTTCTCCGTTGCCAGCCCGTCATCCCATGCCAACGTGCGGCATAAGTGGCATCCAGAggtgagccaccactgcccaggTGTGCCTGTGCTGCTGGTGGGCACCAAGCGTGACCTAAGATCAGACCGGGAGACCCTGGAGCGTCTAAAGGAGCAAGGCCTAACCCCCACGACCCAGCAGCAGGGTGCTGCCTTGGCCCGTTCCATTGGAGCTGTGCGCTATCTGGAGTGCTCTGCGCTGCTACAGGAGGGCGTTCGTGAAGTGTTCAATGAAGCCGTCAGAGCCGTGCTTTACCCCAACGCTAAGAAGCAGGCCAAGAAGTGTGTGCTCTTATAA